Proteins encoded within one genomic window of Brienomyrus brachyistius isolate T26 chromosome 22, BBRACH_0.4, whole genome shotgun sequence:
- the LOC125718448 gene encoding GTPase IMAP family member 8-like, which yields MVAGNSGCDFEVDRMMIEKVEEKKRSVEERGKQRMMKVENQRKALRALFKEQTQDLSDLRIVLLGGRWTGKSSAGNTILGREEFVTEGRTAQCVKRQREVAGRQVTVVDTPGWGKDWSVHGTPEADKQEIVHSVSLCPPGPCALFIVLRVDASFTETHRRSVEEHLELLSGSVWRHTIVLFTVGDWLGDRTIEQHIEAEGEALQWLVGKCGNRYHVLNNEERGDVTQVTELLEKVEEMVAGNSGCHFEIDRVMIEIMEEKKRSVEERAKQRMMKVENQRKTLRALFNGPCALFIVLRADLSFTETHRRSVEQHLELLIGSVCRHTIVLFTVGDWLGDRTIEQHIEAEGEALQWLVGKCGNWYHVLNNQKRGDVTQVTELLEKVEEMVAGNSGCHFEIDRVMIERMEEKKRSVEERAKQRMMKVENQRKALRALFKGGFV from the exons ATGGTGGCAGGAAACAGTGGGTGTGACTTTGAAGTCGACAGAATGATGATAGAGAAAGTGGAAGAGAAGAAGAGATCAGTGGAAGAAAGAGGAAAACAGAGGATGATGAAGGTGGAGAATCAGAGGAAGGCACTCAGGGCCCTATTTAAAG aGCAAACACAGGATCTCTCAGATCTGAGGATTGTTCTGCTGGGAGGGAGGTGGACTGGGAAAAGTTCAGCAGGAAACACCATCCTGGGAAGAGAAGAGTTTGTCACTGAGGGAAGAACTGCACAGTGTGTGAAGAGACAGAGGGAAGTGGCTGGGAGGCAGGTCACTGTGGTCGACACACCAGGATGGGGGAAGGACTGGTCTGTACACGGAACTCCAGAGGCTGACAAACAGGAGATTGTGCacagtgtgtctctgtgtccccCAGGACCCTGTGCTCTCTTCATTGTTTTAAGGGTAGATGCATCattcacagagacacacaggagGTCAGTGGAGGAACATCTGGAGCttctcagtgggtcagtctggaGACACACTATAGTGCTGTTCACCGTGGGAGACTGGCTGGGAGACAGAACTATTGAGCAGCACATAGAGGCTGAAGGGGAGGCCCTCCAGTGGCTGGTTGGGAAATGTGGGAACAGGTATCATGTTCTCAACAATGAGGAAAGGGGTGATGTCACTCAGGTCACTGAGCTGCTGGAGAAGGTGGAGGAGATGGTGGCAGGAAACAGTGGATGTCACTTTGAAATCGACAGAGTGATGATAGAGATAATGGAAGAGAAGAAGAGATCAGTGGAAGAAAGAGCAAAACAGAGGATGATGAAGGTGGAGAATCAGAGGAAGACACTCAGGGCCTTATTTAATG GACCCTGTGCTCTGTTCATTGTTTTAAGGGCAGATTTATCattcacagagacacacaggagGTCAGTGGAGCAACATCTGGAGCTTCTCATTGGGTCAGTCTGTAGACACACTATAGTGCTGTTCACCGTGGGAGACTGGCTGGGAGACAGAACTATTGAGCAGCACATAGAGGCTGAAGGGGAGGCCCTCCAGTGGCTGGTTGGGAAATGTGGGAACTGGTATCATGTTCTCAACAATCAGAAGAGGGGTGATGTCACTCAG GTCACTGAGCTGCTGGAGAAGGTGGAGGAGATGGTGGCAGGAAACAGTGGGTGTCACTTTGAAATCGACAGAGTGATGATAGAGAGAATGGAAGAGAAGAAGAGATCAGTGGAAGAAAGAGCAAAACAGAGGATGATGAAGGTGGAAAATCAGAGGAAGGCACTCAGGGCTCTATTTAAAGGTGGGTTTGTTTAA
- the rsad1 gene encoding radical S-adenosyl methionine domain-containing protein 1, mitochondrial isoform X1, producing the protein MSVVRKSGTGLRRSLPWSGCILRNMGAGVTGRKFSASPLPSEEASLYVHWPYCLKRCSYCNFNKYISRDVNHAEMRACLQLEIETLLRVSQVSRITSVFFGGGTPSLAPPSTVAAILETVARRADLPVDAEVSLEINPTPVGLASLEEFRLSGVNRFSIGVQSLHDEALRVLGRDHNSQDALHTIAEAQRLCPGRVSVDVIFGRPGQTVESWEAELTELLSACDDHVSLYQLTLERGTRLFKQVEAGQLTMPGDDVTAHMYESARRILGKRGFLQYEVSNFARNGAVSSHNISYWKAGQYLGVGPGAHGRFIPRQEGALLREARTQTLEPDVWMKEVRCRGHGTRRRIQLGPLALGPTVPCPTRPFSACRLEEVLAMGLRLVEGVSHRRWKEFSPDADLHQVFGLSTEVQDLQKRGLLVLDDRGLRCSWGGLVLLDSLLPPLLLQLQAYHDHQGASG; encoded by the exons ATGTCAGTTGTGCGTAAAAGCGGCACCGGTCTTCGGCGCTCTTTGCCCTGGTCAGGCTGCATCTTGCGCAATATGGGCGCGGGCGTAACGGGGCGTAAGTTCTCAGCTTCTCCGCTGCCTTCAGAGGAGGCGTCTCTCTACGTACAC TGGCCCTACTGCCTGAAACGCTGCTCCTACTGCAACTTCAACAAGTACATTTCCCGGGATGTCAACCACGCCGAGATGAGGGCATGTCTGCAGTTAGAGATTGAAACATTACTCAGAGTCAGCCAAGTGTCCCg CATCACTTCTGTGTTTTTTGGCGGTGGGACCCCCAGCCTGGCCCCACCCTCAACAGTCGCAGCCATCCTGGAGACGGTTGCTAGGCGTGCAGATCTTCCCGTTGATGCCGAAGTGAGCTTAGAGATAAACCCGACCCCCGTGGGACTGGCCTCGCTGGAGGAATTCAGGCTTTCTGGGGTGAATCGTTTCTCCATAGGAGTGCAG TCTCTTCATGATGAGGCTCTGAGGGTTTTGGGTCGAGACCACAATTCCCAAGATGCCTTGCACACAATAGCAGAGGCTCAGAGGTTGTGTCCTGGTCGTGTGTCCGTGGATGTCATCTTTGGTCGCCCGGGCCAAACCGTGGAATCCTGGGAGGCAGAGCTAACCGAGTTGCTGTCGGCCTGCGATGATCATGTGTCGCTGTACCAGCTGACCCTCGAAAGGGGCACTCGCCTCTTCAAGCAGGTGGAGGCGGGTCAGCTGACCATGCCAGGCGATGATGTCACTGCTCACATGTATGAGTCGGCACGGAGGATTTTGGGAAAGCGAGGATTCTTGCAATATGAGGTGTCCAACTTTGCCAGAAAT GGTGCTGTCAGTTCTCACAACATCAGCTACTGGAAGGCGGGTCAGTACCTTGGCGTCGGCCCAG GTGCACACGGCCGCTTCATCCCCCGCCAGGAGGGGGCGCTATTGAGGGAGGCCCGGACCCAGACCCTGGAGCCTGATGTGTGGATGAAGGAAGTCCGGTGCAGGGGTCACGGAACGCGCCGGAGGATTCAGCTCGGTCCTCTGGCTCT TGGCCCTACAGTTCCGTGTCCAACACGCCCTTTCTCCGCCTGCAGACTGGAGGAGGTGTTGGCGATGGGCCTGCGCCTCGTTGAAGGCGTGTCTCACCGG CGCTGGAAAGAGTTCAGCCCAGATGCAGACCTCCATCAGGTTTTTGGCCTGTCCACAGAGGTGCAGGACCTTCAGAAGAGGGGTCTGCTGGTCCTGGATGACAG GGGTCTCCGGTGCTCCTGGGGGGGTCTGGTGCTGTTGGACAGCCTCCTCCCGCCTCTGCTTCTCCAACTGCAGGCATACCATGACCACCAGGGGGCGTCTGGGTGA
- the cdc42ep4a gene encoding cdc42 effector protein 4a, whose translation MPILKQLVTTSSQSKRRSRMDLTPEMISAPLGDFRHTMHVGRSGDAFGDTSFLGTRTGEPPRDGGMQPRSPKLSLLSRTFRNSRRSQSVTRVDRQNEVLTPPGGSPLLVKSAMSLPYLNDRNRSRGDTPVTHSLSSSPLKQQDSGAANGATAAGVSQDPELEEKHFGELTELPTTPLRSAGLKHAVSVLSFHVDLGPSMLGDILGVMEREEDDLGYEEGGNSEDRGSPLLVASGQGEEEEEEEEEVKEARMVFQQLPVQLSSSVDLENQSVGSSTPETSARHPEHLDSCSVSSSGSAAMEEKVPHLLPGGDSDSATFSSPQVGEESFFMDEEEDEIRV comes from the coding sequence atgcccaTCCTCAAACAGCTCGTAACAACGTCGTCCCAGTCCAAGCGCCGATCCCGGATGGACCTAACACCGGAGATGATCAGCGCCCCGCTGGGGGACTTCCGTCATACGATGCACGTGGGCCGGAGCGGCGATGCCTTTGGGGACACGTCCTTTCTTGGCACGCGGACAGGAGAGCCCCCTAGGGACGGCGGAATGCAACCGCGCTCCCCGAAGCTCAGCCTCCTGTCCCGGACATTCCGGAATAGCCGGCGGTCGCAATCGGTGACTCGAGTGGACCGGCAAAACGAGGTACTGACTCCCCCCGGAGGCTCACCACTCCTTGTGAAGAGCGCCATGTCCCTACCCTATCTCAacgacaggaacaggagccggGGGGACACCCCGGTGACCCACAGCCTCTCGTCCAGTCCCCTGAAGCAGCAGGACAGCGGGGCAGCCAATGGCGCCACAGCAGCCGGTGTTTCCCAGGACCCGGAACTGGAGGAGAAGCACTTTGGGGAGCTGACAGAGCTGCCTACTACCCCCCTCCGCAGTGCCGGCCTGAAACACGCCGTGTCCGTCCTGTCCTTCCACGTGGACCTCGGCCCCTCCatgctgggggacatcctgggtgTGATGGAGAGGGAGGAAGATGACCTCGGGTATGAGGAGGGTGGAAATAGTGAGGACAGGGGCTCGCCCTTGCTTGTTGCTTCTGgacagggagaggaggaggaggaggaagaggaggaggtgaAGGAGGCGAGGATGGTGTTTCAGCAGCTTCCGGTTCAGCTCTCCTCTTCTGTGGATCTGGAGAACCAGAGCGTCGGCTCCAGCACCCCAGAAACATCTGCCCGACACCCAGAGCACCTAGACAGCTGCTCTGTCTCCAGCTCAGGCTCCGCTGCCATGGAGGAGAAAGTACCCCACCTGCTGCCAGGAGGGGATTCAGACAGCGCCACCTTCAGTTCCCCGCAGGTAGGAGAGGAGAGCTTCTTCATGGATGAAGAGGAGGATGAGATTCGCGTGTAA
- the rsad1 gene encoding radical S-adenosyl methionine domain-containing protein 1, mitochondrial isoform X2, whose translation MSVVRKSGTGLRRSLPWSGCILRNMGAGVTGRKFSASPLPSEEASLYVHWPYCLKRCSYCNFNKYISRDVNHAEMRACLQLEIETLLRVSQVSRITSVFFGGGTPSLAPPSTVAAILETVARRADLPVDAEVSLEINPTPVGLASLEEFRLSGVNRFSIGVQSLHDEALRVLGRDHNSQDALHTIAEAQRLCPGRVSVDVIFGRPGQTVESWEAELTELLSACDDHVSLYQLTLERGTRLFKQVEAGQLTMPGDDVTAHMYESARRILGKRGFLQYEVSNFARNGAVSSHNISYWKAGQYLGVGPGAHGRFIPRQEGALLREARTQTLEPDVWMKEVRCRGHGTRRRIQLGPLALLEEVLAMGLRLVEGVSHRRWKEFSPDADLHQVFGLSTEVQDLQKRGLLVLDDRGLRCSWGGLVLLDSLLPPLLLQLQAYHDHQGASG comes from the exons ATGTCAGTTGTGCGTAAAAGCGGCACCGGTCTTCGGCGCTCTTTGCCCTGGTCAGGCTGCATCTTGCGCAATATGGGCGCGGGCGTAACGGGGCGTAAGTTCTCAGCTTCTCCGCTGCCTTCAGAGGAGGCGTCTCTCTACGTACAC TGGCCCTACTGCCTGAAACGCTGCTCCTACTGCAACTTCAACAAGTACATTTCCCGGGATGTCAACCACGCCGAGATGAGGGCATGTCTGCAGTTAGAGATTGAAACATTACTCAGAGTCAGCCAAGTGTCCCg CATCACTTCTGTGTTTTTTGGCGGTGGGACCCCCAGCCTGGCCCCACCCTCAACAGTCGCAGCCATCCTGGAGACGGTTGCTAGGCGTGCAGATCTTCCCGTTGATGCCGAAGTGAGCTTAGAGATAAACCCGACCCCCGTGGGACTGGCCTCGCTGGAGGAATTCAGGCTTTCTGGGGTGAATCGTTTCTCCATAGGAGTGCAG TCTCTTCATGATGAGGCTCTGAGGGTTTTGGGTCGAGACCACAATTCCCAAGATGCCTTGCACACAATAGCAGAGGCTCAGAGGTTGTGTCCTGGTCGTGTGTCCGTGGATGTCATCTTTGGTCGCCCGGGCCAAACCGTGGAATCCTGGGAGGCAGAGCTAACCGAGTTGCTGTCGGCCTGCGATGATCATGTGTCGCTGTACCAGCTGACCCTCGAAAGGGGCACTCGCCTCTTCAAGCAGGTGGAGGCGGGTCAGCTGACCATGCCAGGCGATGATGTCACTGCTCACATGTATGAGTCGGCACGGAGGATTTTGGGAAAGCGAGGATTCTTGCAATATGAGGTGTCCAACTTTGCCAGAAAT GGTGCTGTCAGTTCTCACAACATCAGCTACTGGAAGGCGGGTCAGTACCTTGGCGTCGGCCCAG GTGCACACGGCCGCTTCATCCCCCGCCAGGAGGGGGCGCTATTGAGGGAGGCCCGGACCCAGACCCTGGAGCCTGATGTGTGGATGAAGGAAGTCCGGTGCAGGGGTCACGGAACGCGCCGGAGGATTCAGCTCGGTCCTCTGGCTCT ACTGGAGGAGGTGTTGGCGATGGGCCTGCGCCTCGTTGAAGGCGTGTCTCACCGG CGCTGGAAAGAGTTCAGCCCAGATGCAGACCTCCATCAGGTTTTTGGCCTGTCCACAGAGGTGCAGGACCTTCAGAAGAGGGGTCTGCTGGTCCTGGATGACAG GGGTCTCCGGTGCTCCTGGGGGGGTCTGGTGCTGTTGGACAGCCTCCTCCCGCCTCTGCTTCTCCAACTGCAGGCATACCATGACCACCAGGGGGCGTCTGGGTGA